ATGTAGTCGGCCCATTGGGCGACCTTCATGATAGGAGCATCGGGGTTGGGCGCGGCGTTGGCAGCCTGGGCGAGCTCACCCTCGGCAACGGGCGCGGCGTTTTCGCGCGGAGCCCCGCAAAAGCCCAGCGGATAGATCTGATAGAACGTCGTCTCGTATGCCCACATAACAGCCTCCCGGTAAGCTCAACACAACGACATCCATTGTATGCCCAGCTTGTATCCTCTCCCCCAAAATAAGTTGCGGTGGAATAGTTCCTGTCTGGGCCTTCAGAAGCCTTAAACAGGAACTATTCCACCGCAACTGATGAGGGGACGTGATTAGGCGACGGGCTTGGCGCGGCGGATGGCCGGAAACAGCACGGTGATGGCGAGGATGACGCCCACGACGGCAATCGCCCCGCCCACAAAGCCGATCCAGGCGATACCGGGACCCGAAACCACGGCTCCGCCGATCGCGGTACCCGTGCCGATACCGAGGTTGAACAGGCCCGAGAAGATCGACATGGCGACGGCCGACGAATCTGCCGGCGTGTGCTTGATGAGCTCGGCCTGAAACGCCACGTTAAAGGCCGTGGCGCAGCAACCCCACAGTGCGCAGACGGCAAGCACTGTCACGAGCGACGATGCGGCCGGCCCCATGAGCAGCAGGGCCACCGGCACGCCGGAGAGCGTGATAGCAAGGAACGGAAAACGGTGCCCGTCGAACAGGCGGCTGAACAGCCAGCTGCCCACCAAGCCGGAACAGCCAAACGCCGTCAGCGTCATGGTGATGGCGCCCGCATCGACGTGCGCGACCTGCGCCAGGAAGGGCTCGATATAGCTGTAGCTTGCGTAATAGCCGGTCGCCATGAAGACCGTGACTGCGTAGAGCGCGATGAGGAGCGGGTTCTTGAGCAGCTCGGGCAGCTGTTTGACGGTAAAGCGCTCACCCGCCGGCATGGCCGGGAACACCGCTGCCTGGTAGACGACCGCGATGGCTGAGAGGCCCCCGACCACGGCAAACGTCATGCGCCAGCCCACGGCCAAGCCAATGGCGCGACCGAGAGGCAGGCCAAAGATCTGCGCGATGGACGAGCCCGTGGCGATCATGCTGATGGCGAGCGCGCCGTGGCGAGTGTCGACCAGGCGCGAGGCCATAATCGAGGCGACTGACCAGAACACGGCATGTGCGCAAGCGACCACCAGGCGCGCGCAGACCAGGATGGGATAGGTCGGCGCCACAGCGGACAGGAACTGACCGAGCGAGAACACGGCAAGCACGCCCAGCAGCATCCGCTTAAACTCGAAACGCGAAGCGAACACCATGAGCGGCAACGACAGCAGCATGACGCCCCAGGCATAGACCGAGATCATGATGCCCGCCTGGGCCTCGGTGAGCGAGAACGACGCGGCGATATCAGTCAAAAGGCCGATGGGCATAAACTCCGACGTGTTGAACACGAACGCACAGCAGGTGAGCCCGACGAGTGGGAGCCACTGCCTGAGCGTGATGCCGTCTTGCCTTGCCTGAGTCATATATAACGTCTCCAATCGTTTTGAGCGGAGGCGATTATATAGCAACGGCCCCGCATCCGTCAGTACAGAAGCGGGGCCGAAAACAATTCGATACACAGAGGTTGCGTCGTCAATTCATAACTAAGCCAACCCCAGCAATATGCCCGCCGAATGCACGACAAACGCCACGATCCAGGCAACGGCGACCTGAAACGCGAATACGGCCACGGCATAGCGCGCGCCCAACTCGCTCTTGACAGCGCCGATAGCGGCCACGCAAGGCGGGTACAGCAGCGTAAAGACCAAGAACACGTAGGCGGTAAACGGCGAAAACATGGTTGACAATGCCGCGGGCGAGGTTGCACCCAAAAGCACCGTGAGTGTCGAGATGACACTCTCCTTGGCGATAAGTCCGGTGACGAGCGCCGTCGAGGCGCGCCAGTCGCCAAAGCCGAGTGGGGCCAACACCGGCGCGATGATGCTACCCAGACCGGCAAGTAGACTCTGCGACTGATCGGCGACCACATTAAAGCGAATGTCGAACGTCTGAAGGAACCAGATGACCACGGTAGCGGCAAAGATAATGGTAAAAGCCTTGGTAATAAAGTCCTTGGCCTTATCCCATGCCAGCATCACCGTCGTCTTGACGCTCGGCAGGCGGTAATTGGGGAGCTCCATGATAAACGGCACCGGGTCGCCCTTAAATGCCGTGCGGTTGAGCACCAAAGCCGCGATGCAGCCGACCACGATACCGATCAGATAGAGCGAGACCATGGCGGGAACCGTCGCCTGCGGGAAAAAAGCCCCGCACAGCAAGCCGTAAACCGGCAGCTTGGCTGAGCAGCTCATAAACGGCGTGAGCATGACCGTCATCTTGCGGTCGTGCTCGGATGGGAGCGTACGGGTCGACATGATAGCCGGCACGGTGCAGCCAAAACCGACGAGCATGGGCACGAAGCTGCGGCCCGACAGGCCAAAGCGACGCAGCACCTTATCCATGACAAAGGCTACGCGTGCCATGTAGCCGGAGTCTTCCAGAATGGAGAGGAACAAGAAGAGCACGACGATAATCGGTAGGAAGGTCAGCACGCTGCCCACACCCGTAAGTACGCCGTCGACAGCCAGTGAGCGCACCACGTCGTTGGTTCCGAATGCCTTGAGGCCCGCATCGGCCGAGGCGATGATGGCAGCGATACCGTCCTCCATGAGTCCCTGCAACGCCGCGCCAATCACGCCAAACGTCAGCCAAAAGACGAGGCCCATGATCACCAGAAACGCCGGAATGGCTGTGTAACGACCTGTCAGGATGCGGTCAATCTTGACGGAGCGCACGTGCTCGCGGCTCTCGTGCGGCTTGACGACGCAACGCCCGCACACGTCGCCGATAAAGCTAAAACGCATATCGGCCAGCGCAGATAGGCGGTCGGTGCCGGCCTCGCCCTCCATCTGGGTAATGATGTGCTCGATAGCGTCGAGCTCGTTGCGATCCAGGTGAAGCGCCTCGGTTACCAGCTCATCGCCCTCGACCAGCTTGGTCGCCGCAAAGCGCACCGGAATGTGCGCCGTCACGGCATGGTCCTCGATCAGGTTAGCAATACCGTGGATGCAGCGATGCAGCGCACCGCCGTCCGGGCCGTCGGGCGCACAAAAGTCCAGGCGACCAGGGCGCTCGCGGAACCGTGCCACGTGCAGGGCGTGGTCCGCCAACTCGCCGATGCCCTCGTTGCGGGCAGCGCTAATGGGGACAACGGGCACGCCCAACAGGCTCTCGAGCAGGTTGACGTCCACGGCGCCGCCGTTGGCGGTCACCTCGTCCATCATGTTGAGCGCGATGACCATAGGACGGTCAAGCTCCATGAGCTGCAGTGTCAGGTACAGGTTACGCTCGATGTTGGTGGCGTCAATGATGTCGATGATGGCGTCCGGGCGCTCGTCAAGGATGAACTGACGGCTCACGACCTCTTCGCCTGTGTACGGCGACAGGGAGTAAATGCCGGGCAGGTCGGTAACGCTCGCCTC
The DNA window shown above is from Collinsella aerofaciens and carries:
- a CDS encoding MFS transporter; the protein is MTQARQDGITLRQWLPLVGLTCCAFVFNTSEFMPIGLLTDIAASFSLTEAQAGIMISVYAWGVMLLSLPLMVFASRFEFKRMLLGVLAVFSLGQFLSAVAPTYPILVCARLVVACAHAVFWSVASIMASRLVDTRHGALAISMIATGSSIAQIFGLPLGRAIGLAVGWRMTFAVVGGLSAIAVVYQAAVFPAMPAGERFTVKQLPELLKNPLLIALYAVTVFMATGYYASYSYIEPFLAQVAHVDAGAITMTLTAFGCSGLVGSWLFSRLFDGHRFPFLAITLSGVPVALLLMGPAASSLVTVLAVCALWGCCATAFNVAFQAELIKHTPADSSAVAMSIFSGLFNLGIGTGTAIGGAVVSGPGIAWIGFVGGAIAVVGVILAITVLFPAIRRAKPVA
- the feoB gene encoding ferrous iron transport protein B, yielding MVNINTTPCGRRGRSTDVKLDTLEIGKDAVVASVASDDQALRQHILDMGLTPGTEVTMMKYAPMGDPLEIRLRGYELTLRKDDAARIELVGIHDTDTGPRANAAIGTTEHPALGEGTYSPRAAKTAVPEGAPLHFALAGNQNCGKTTLFNQLTGSNQHVGNFPGVTVDRKDGTIRNHPEASVTDLPGIYSLSPYTGEEVVSRQFILDERPDAIIDIIDATNIERNLYLTLQLMELDRPMVIALNMMDEVTANGGAVDVNLLESLLGVPVVPISAARNEGIGELADHALHVARFRERPGRLDFCAPDGPDGGALHRCIHGIANLIEDHAVTAHIPVRFAATKLVEGDELVTEALHLDRNELDAIEHIITQMEGEAGTDRLSALADMRFSFIGDVCGRCVVKPHESREHVRSVKIDRILTGRYTAIPAFLVIMGLVFWLTFGVIGAALQGLMEDGIAAIIASADAGLKAFGTNDVVRSLAVDGVLTGVGSVLTFLPIIVVLFLFLSILEDSGYMARVAFVMDKVLRRFGLSGRSFVPMLVGFGCTVPAIMSTRTLPSEHDRKMTVMLTPFMSCSAKLPVYGLLCGAFFPQATVPAMVSLYLIGIVVGCIAALVLNRTAFKGDPVPFIMELPNYRLPSVKTTVMLAWDKAKDFITKAFTIIFAATVVIWFLQTFDIRFNVVADQSQSLLAGLGSIIAPVLAPLGFGDWRASTALVTGLIAKESVISTLTVLLGATSPAALSTMFSPFTAYVFLVFTLLYPPCVAAIGAVKSELGARYAVAVFAFQVAVAWIVAFVVHSAGILLGLA